The following coding sequences are from one Panicum hallii strain FIL2 chromosome 5, PHallii_v3.1, whole genome shotgun sequence window:
- the LOC112895198 gene encoding uncharacterized protein LOC112895198, whose protein sequence is MDRLKRRKHEGLTAGGRRGGAGGGAMAASRRGRFYHHDGHGGGGDGCGPAAAGVPVVDQADCTAQTCRSCVAVTLADVIALGCCPCAVVSLLGLAFVKAPLAVARRCLRRLRRRHGELRHKKRVRDMDPAAKAKCRAAAAVGHSHGALEVLDADAAAKGALGLEADARGEAATRARASNSSSGRLDAEKVWMEMYRVGHWGFGRLSISVTPPTPVRPGGVATARSADGGDGGRKDADLRCES, encoded by the coding sequence ATGGACAGGCTGAAGCGGCGGAAGCATGAGGGATTGACCGCCGGGGGTCgtcgcggcggcgctggcggtgGCGCGATGGCGGCGAGCCGGCGCGGGCGGTTCTACCACCACGACGGgcacggcggtggcggcgacggGTGCGGGCCGGCAGCCGCGGGCGTCCCGGTGGTGGACCAGGCGGACTGCACGGCGCAGACGTGCCGGTCCTGCGTGGCGGTGACGCTGGCGGACGTCATCGCGCTCGGGTGCTGCCCGTGCGCCGTGGTCAGCCTTCTGGGGCTGGCCTTCGTCAAGGCCCCGCTCGCCGTGGCGCGCCGCTGcctgcggcggctgcggcggcgccacggcgagctGCGGCACAAGAAGCGGGTGCGCGACATGGACCCCGCCGCCAAGGCCAaatgccgcgccgccgcggctgtCGGCCACTCCCACGGGGCGCTGGAGGTGCTGGACGCCGACGCCGCGGCGAAAGGAGCGCTTGGCTTGGAGGCGGACGCTCGCGGCGAGGCGGCCACGCGGGCGAGAGCGAGCAACTCGTCGTCAGGCAGGCTCGACGCGGAGAAGGTGTGGATGGAGATGTACCGGGTGGGGCACTGGGGATTCGGCCGCCTGTCAATCTCCGTGACCCCGCCCACGCCCGTGAGGCCCGGCGGCGTGGCCACGGCCCGCAGCGccgacggcggcgacggcgggagAAAGGACGCGGACCTGCGGTGCGAGTCGTGA
- the LOC112893917 gene encoding uncharacterized protein LOC112893917, with product MEEDTGQGPGKNLSEPPLAAVEVEVEAEDEEDDGFSFPALPLAADACVVPVYPIFGRPPSPPPTGEAGEDEPETATLRVPLGRLLLEEREFRARQEDARSASARAWQEEDGEEASAAADEELEGVPPESYCLWAPGGGPALESAPASPRRCRKSGSTGSVLRWRRISERLVGRSHSDGKEKFVFLTAAAAAGPEPPPPPPPRHKEEEEGGGSTIKVRDGVGAANQLRYYGRGGGGGSGSRRRSYLPYKQELVGLFANISGLRRSYHPF from the coding sequence ATGGAGGAGGACACAGGCCAGGGTCCCGGCAAGAACCTTTCGGAGCCTCCTCTCGCCGCCGTAGAGGTCGAGGTGGAGGCCGAGGACGAGGAAGACGACGGGTTCAGCTTCCCGGCcctgccgctcgccgccgacgcGTGCGTCGTGCCCGTGTACCCGATcttcggccggccgccgtccccgccgccgacgGGGGAGGCGGGGGAGGACGAGCCGGAGACGGCCACCTTGCGGGTGCCGCTGGGCCGGCTCCTGCTGGAGGAGCGGGAGTTCCGCGCGCGGCAGGAGGACGCGCGGTCGGCGAGCGCGCGGGCCTGGCAGGAGGAGGACGGCGAAgaggcctccgccgccgcggacgAGGAGCTGGAGGGCGTGCCGCCGGAGAGCTACTGCCTGTGGGcgcccggcggcggcccggcgctGGAGTCGGCGCCGGCGTCCCCGCGGCGGTGCCGGAAGAGCGGCTCCACGGGGTCGGTCCTCCGCTGGCGCCGCATCAGCGAACGCCTCGTCGGCCGGAGCCACAGCGACGGCAAGGAGAAGTTCGTGTTcctgaccgccgccgccgccgccggtccggagccgccgccgccgcctcctcctcgtcacaaggaagaggaggaaggcgGCGGCAGCACCATCAAAGTCCGCGATGGCGTAGGCGCGGCCAATCAGTTGAGATATtacggcagaggcggcggcggcggcagcggcagccggAGGCGCTCGTACCTGCCGTACAAGCAAGAGCTCGTCGGGCTGTTCGCCAACATCAGCGGGCTGCGCCGGAGCTATCACCCGTTCTAA
- the LOC112893754 gene encoding AMSH-like ubiquitin thioesterase 2 isoform X1, whose product MGSRSRYDINAWRCGTHSTPSKSMYLDAQHVVHCQATDRGVGPCAVKHHFPSPIVSWIEDLSSFGNVSFSPDSEYVDEQARASVGQSSTSSNLHDMQISVRLTEEFMELAKENISNNLETCGILGASFRDGTYFVTMLIIPKQEGTAHSCQAVNEEEIHAVLSEQSLYPAGWIHTHPSQTCFLSSIDLHTQYSYQVMLPEAVAIVVAPKDPTRSYGIFRLTDPGGMEVLRGCDESGFHTHRETTDGSPIYETCSKVRFNPNLRFEIVDLRSGA is encoded by the exons ATGGGTAGCAGGAG TAGATATGACATCAATGCGTGGAGATGTGGGACTCACTCAACGCCAAGTAAATCGATGTATCTAGATGCTCAACATGTTGTCCACTGCCAAGCTACAGACCGTGGTGTTGGCCCCTGCGCTGTGAAGCATCACTTCCCATCACCAATCGTATCTTGGATAGAAGATCTTTCGAGCTTTGGCAATGTTTCTTTTAGCCCTGATTCTGAATATGTGGATGAGCAAGCCAGGGCTTCAGTGGGACAGTCTTCAACATCAAGCAATTTGCATGACATGCAAATA TCAGTGAGGTTGACAGAAGAATTCATGGAGCTTGCAAAGGAGAACATAAGCAATAATCTAGAGACTTGTGGAATCCTCGGTGCTTCTTTT AGGGATGGAACTTACTTTGTGACAATGTTGATTATACCAAAGCAAGAAGGAACTGCTCACTCA TGTCAGGCTGTTAATGAGGAGGAGATTCATGCCGTATTATCAGAACAGTCACTTTACCCTGCAGGATGGATTCAT ACTCATCCTTCGCAAACATGCTTCCTGTCATCAATTGATTTGCATACTCAATACTCTTACCAG GTTATGTTACCAGAGGCTGTTGCAATTGTGGTTGCACCTAAGGATCCTACCAG GAGTTACGGAATATTTAGGCTGACTGATCCTGGAGGTATGGAGGTGCTTAGGGGTTGCGATGAAAGTGGGTTCCACACTCACCGAGAGACAACCGACGGCAGTCCAATCTATGAAACCTGTTCGAAAGTGCGCTTCAATCCCAATTTGCGGTTCGAGATTGTTGATCTGCGTTCTGGTGCATGA
- the LOC112893754 gene encoding AMSH-like ubiquitin thioesterase 2 isoform X2: MGSRRYDINAWRCGTHSTPSKSMYLDAQHVVHCQATDRGVGPCAVKHHFPSPIVSWIEDLSSFGNVSFSPDSEYVDEQARASVGQSSTSSNLHDMQISVRLTEEFMELAKENISNNLETCGILGASFRDGTYFVTMLIIPKQEGTAHSCQAVNEEEIHAVLSEQSLYPAGWIHTHPSQTCFLSSIDLHTQYSYQVMLPEAVAIVVAPKDPTRSYGIFRLTDPGGMEVLRGCDESGFHTHRETTDGSPIYETCSKVRFNPNLRFEIVDLRSGA, encoded by the exons ATGGGTAGCAGGAG ATATGACATCAATGCGTGGAGATGTGGGACTCACTCAACGCCAAGTAAATCGATGTATCTAGATGCTCAACATGTTGTCCACTGCCAAGCTACAGACCGTGGTGTTGGCCCCTGCGCTGTGAAGCATCACTTCCCATCACCAATCGTATCTTGGATAGAAGATCTTTCGAGCTTTGGCAATGTTTCTTTTAGCCCTGATTCTGAATATGTGGATGAGCAAGCCAGGGCTTCAGTGGGACAGTCTTCAACATCAAGCAATTTGCATGACATGCAAATA TCAGTGAGGTTGACAGAAGAATTCATGGAGCTTGCAAAGGAGAACATAAGCAATAATCTAGAGACTTGTGGAATCCTCGGTGCTTCTTTT AGGGATGGAACTTACTTTGTGACAATGTTGATTATACCAAAGCAAGAAGGAACTGCTCACTCA TGTCAGGCTGTTAATGAGGAGGAGATTCATGCCGTATTATCAGAACAGTCACTTTACCCTGCAGGATGGATTCAT ACTCATCCTTCGCAAACATGCTTCCTGTCATCAATTGATTTGCATACTCAATACTCTTACCAG GTTATGTTACCAGAGGCTGTTGCAATTGTGGTTGCACCTAAGGATCCTACCAG GAGTTACGGAATATTTAGGCTGACTGATCCTGGAGGTATGGAGGTGCTTAGGGGTTGCGATGAAAGTGGGTTCCACACTCACCGAGAGACAACCGACGGCAGTCCAATCTATGAAACCTGTTCGAAAGTGCGCTTCAATCCCAATTTGCGGTTCGAGATTGTTGATCTGCGTTCTGGTGCATGA
- the LOC112894097 gene encoding putative exosome complex component rrp40 yields MESRKPPPSPLVDSYVVPGDVVLDLSEMTNQTIKLGMGLRQECDTIQATSAGMLRLSKPNKYWVESSQKRYVPSVEDTVLGVVVDTKPDNFLVDIKGPNVAFLPVLSFEGGTRRNIPKFEIGTLIYARVVKANSFMNPELSCMDAAGKAAEFGQLKGGFMFDTSTGMSRMLLSSPTCPVLEALGKKLSFEIAVGLNGRVWVNAPAPSTVILVSNAIMRSESLSGIKQRAMVENLLERLS; encoded by the exons ATGGAATCGAGGaagccgccgccctcccccctCGTCGACAGCTATGTG GTACCGGGCGACGTCGTCCTGGACCTCTCCGAGATGACCAACCAGACCATAAAGCTCGGCATGGGCCTGCGTCAG GAATGTGACACCATCCAGGCGACCAGTGCTGGGATGCTGCGGTTGTCGAAGCCCAACAAGTATTGGGTTGAGAGTTCCCAGAAGAGG TATGTACCTTCTGTAGAAGATACAGTTCTTGGTGTTGTGGTCGACACAAAACCAGAC AACTTTTTGGTGGACATAAAGGGTCCTAATGTGGCCTTTCTACCAGTGCTTTCATTTGAAGGTGGTACCAGGAGAAACATACCAAAATTCGAG ATTGGTACATTAATATATGCTCGAGTAGTGAAGGCAAATAGCTTCATGAATCCAGAGCTCTCATGCATGGATG CTgctgggaaagctgctgaatTTGGTCAGTTGAAAGGTGGCTTTATGTTTGACACATCAACTGGCATGTCACGAAT GTTGTTAAGTTCGCCGACATGTCCAGTTCTGGAGGCCCTTGGGAAAAAATTATCATTTGAAATTGCTGTTGGACTCAATGGTCGAGTCTGG GTGAATGCTCCTGCACCAAGTACTGTCATTCTTGTATCAAATGCGATTATGAGGTCAGAATCTTTGAGTGGCATAAAACAAAGAGCTATGGTAGAAAATCTCCTGGAGAGATTGTCATGA